From a region of the Synechococcus sp. RS9916 genome:
- a CDS encoding bifunctional aminoglycoside phosphotransferase/ATP-binding protein, which yields MAPASEQHPAMIEALLKPEAYPHPVSRVQLIETHISWVLLTGRFAYKIKKPVELGFVQTGTLKQRLHCCHEELRLNRRMAADLYCAVVPVLGPARRARIGITPLDPTATPNESLLDAAVQMVQFEPQALLSRALTNGSVTRAMLTDLAWTLGLFHLRAEMADPDSSFGTPAAVCEPVITNLSVLAPLTTQADQHAVLSQHRQWIDQQQQRLLPRFTQRKERGAIRECHGDLHCANIRRDRNGRLEVFDAIDFNAGLRWIDPISEMAFLVMDLKMRGDPGRGLEVLNTWLECTGAYDGLDLWPWYSAYRAMVRAKVSALQAKACREPEQRQQLLGELDSYLHTASCWEQPPQAGLVLMHGLSGSGKSSLSGQLIRPLQAVRIRSDRERLRAFSASEGQPARFSGDRYAAEVTRWLFHDQIPFLVKRSLQSGYAVIVDATFLRRQERRLMTDLAEAMGRAWAIVHCRCTDTTARQRLEQRQREGLDPSEADQIVRDRQRQWLEPLDDREQRRTVVADEFSTLATVRAALATLLNPPDRR from the coding sequence GTGGCCCCTGCCAGCGAGCAGCACCCCGCCATGATCGAGGCTCTGCTGAAACCGGAGGCCTACCCCCATCCGGTGAGCAGGGTGCAACTGATCGAAACCCACATTTCCTGGGTTCTGCTCACCGGCCGCTTCGCCTACAAAATCAAAAAGCCGGTTGAGCTGGGGTTTGTACAAACCGGCACGCTTAAACAACGTCTGCATTGCTGCCACGAAGAACTGCGCCTCAACCGTCGGATGGCGGCGGATCTTTACTGCGCTGTCGTTCCGGTGCTTGGTCCGGCCCGTCGAGCCCGCATCGGCATCACACCGCTTGACCCCACAGCCACACCCAACGAATCACTGCTGGATGCCGCTGTGCAGATGGTTCAGTTCGAACCCCAGGCTCTGCTGAGCCGCGCGCTGACGAACGGATCCGTCACTCGAGCCATGCTCACAGATCTGGCATGGACGCTTGGTCTGTTCCATCTGAGAGCCGAAATGGCAGACCCGGACAGTTCCTTCGGGACTCCCGCAGCGGTCTGTGAACCGGTCATCACGAATCTGAGCGTGCTGGCGCCACTGACGACCCAAGCGGATCAACACGCCGTGCTCTCCCAGCATCGCCAGTGGATCGACCAACAACAGCAACGACTCCTCCCCCGCTTCACCCAGCGAAAAGAACGCGGAGCAATTCGTGAATGCCATGGCGATCTGCACTGCGCCAACATCCGGCGAGACCGCAACGGACGCCTGGAGGTGTTCGATGCCATCGATTTCAATGCCGGCCTGCGCTGGATCGACCCGATCAGCGAAATGGCATTTCTGGTGATGGATCTCAAGATGCGAGGAGATCCCGGCCGAGGGCTGGAGGTGCTGAACACCTGGCTGGAATGCACCGGGGCCTACGACGGACTCGATCTCTGGCCCTGGTATTCGGCCTATCGCGCCATGGTGCGAGCCAAGGTCAGCGCGCTGCAAGCCAAAGCCTGCAGGGAACCCGAGCAGCGCCAACAGCTGCTGGGTGAGCTCGACAGCTATCTGCACACTGCATCCTGCTGGGAACAACCTCCACAGGCTGGATTGGTGCTGATGCATGGTCTCAGCGGCAGCGGCAAATCGAGCCTGAGTGGTCAGCTGATTCGTCCGCTCCAAGCCGTGCGCATCCGCTCGGATCGCGAGCGCTTAAGGGCCTTCAGCGCCTCTGAGGGACAACCAGCCCGATTCAGCGGTGATCGATACGCGGCAGAGGTGACCCGGTGGTTGTTCCACGATCAGATCCCCTTCTTGGTGAAGCGTTCTTTGCAGAGCGGATATGCCGTGATCGTGGATGCCACATTCCTGCGCCGCCAGGAGCGCCGCCTGATGACGGACCTCGCCGAAGCGATGGGACGTGCCTGGGCAATCGTGCATTGCAGGTGCACGGACACCACAGCACGCCAGCGGCTTGAACAACGGCAACGTGAAGGGCTTGATCCATCAGAAGCAGATCAGATCGTGCGCGACCGCCAGCGGCAGTGGCTCGAACCACTGGATGACCGGGAACAACGCAGAACCGTGGTAGCTGATGAATTCAGCACGCTGGCAACGGTGCGTGCCGCACTGGCAACCCTGCTCAATCCGCCAGATCGCCGGTAA
- a CDS encoding phosphotransferase enzyme family protein — MRFVVTLAASSTGRNLEVIAGRFHPPEQIDAIHPIGSGNVNDTFLVRLAVATAEGSEAFVMQRLNTDVFSRPDLVMGNLMALGSHVEARIATGLPELQGRRWEVPRVIPAHSDQGHWVEHEGQFWRSISYIDAAIAHDVVCDAEHAREVGYGLGMFHHLISDLPVSQLADTLEDFHVTPAYLDRYDCVLDRWLDRAEPREVTESRLVSALAFVADGRDGADVLEAACQRGELQRRPIHGDPKINNVMIDAGSGQAVGLIDLDTVKPGLVHYDIGDCLRSCCNPVGEDVTDLTKVRFDLDLCRSILEGYLSVASSFLSPADVAYLPACIRLIPFELGLRFLTDHLDGDRYFKVEARGQNLDRALVQFSLMRSIEDQYEAIESLVQQLT; from the coding sequence ATGCGATTCGTTGTGACCCTGGCCGCCTCCAGCACCGGACGCAACCTTGAGGTCATTGCGGGTCGCTTTCATCCGCCTGAGCAAATCGACGCGATTCACCCGATCGGCTCCGGCAACGTCAATGACACGTTTTTGGTGCGGCTCGCGGTCGCAACCGCAGAAGGATCGGAAGCGTTTGTGATGCAGCGGCTGAACACCGATGTGTTCAGCCGCCCAGACCTTGTTATGGGCAATTTGATGGCTCTTGGCAGTCATGTTGAGGCGCGGATTGCGACAGGCCTGCCTGAGCTGCAGGGTCGCCGCTGGGAGGTACCTCGTGTGATCCCTGCGCATAGCGATCAAGGGCATTGGGTGGAGCACGAGGGCCAGTTCTGGCGTTCGATTTCCTACATCGATGCCGCGATTGCCCATGACGTCGTTTGCGATGCAGAGCATGCGCGAGAGGTCGGTTATGGGCTTGGGATGTTCCATCACTTGATCAGTGATCTGCCGGTTTCCCAGCTCGCTGACACGCTTGAGGACTTCCACGTTACGCCTGCGTATCTAGACCGTTACGATTGCGTGCTTGATCGTTGGTTGGACCGCGCTGAGCCCCGTGAAGTCACTGAATCGCGCTTGGTTTCAGCTTTGGCGTTCGTGGCCGATGGGCGTGATGGGGCTGATGTGCTCGAGGCGGCTTGTCAGCGCGGTGAGCTTCAGCGCCGGCCGATTCATGGTGACCCCAAGATCAACAACGTGATGATCGATGCAGGCAGTGGTCAAGCAGTGGGGCTGATTGACCTCGATACCGTTAAGCCTGGTTTGGTGCACTACGACATCGGGGATTGCCTGCGATCCTGCTGCAATCCTGTGGGGGAGGACGTCACCGATCTCACGAAGGTTCGCTTTGATCTTGATCTCTGTCGGTCGATTCTCGAGGGATATCTCTCCGTTGCAAGTTCCTTTCTCTCCCCTGCCGATGTGGCTTACCTACCGGCCTGCATCCGGTTGATTCCGTTTGAGCTGGGTCTCCGCTTTCTCACCGACCATCTCGATGGGGATCGTTATTTCAAAGTTGAGGCGCGTGGTCAGAATCTCGATCGTGCCCTTGTGCAGTTCTCTCTGATGCGGTCCATTGAGGACCAGTACGAGGCCATTGAATCCCTCGTGCAGCAGCTCACCTGA
- a CDS encoding lytic transglycosylase domain-containing protein, which translates to MTAVRRWCVVLAAVGALPLLLVVHHRIALQAEQEPADVVVAVPQLPSHPSLPRTAQGRHYPLLQKDPQATAALLGALEAAIRDPAVPVDRIPPLAHQQQVIYRVLSRDPQRAAAVRTALAPRWRWVFDQHIAARREFLAMHRGPATSRVPAWRIQQPAPQEQLLRAYRSSAKATGIPWTVLAAVNLVETGMGRIDGVSVANAQGPMQFLPSTWAEPGIGQGGDIRNPWDAIHAAGRYLVRRGGLKDIRRGLWGYNNSDHYGEAVLRYAALLDRDPLAYRGLYHWQIHYASAAGDLWLEEGYARTKPESAHQHTREFPHSKPPSTLP; encoded by the coding sequence ATGACTGCTGTGCGCCGTTGGTGTGTTGTGTTGGCCGCGGTTGGGGCTCTCCCTCTGCTGTTGGTGGTGCATCACCGAATTGCTTTGCAGGCCGAACAGGAGCCGGCTGACGTTGTTGTTGCGGTTCCCCAGCTGCCCAGTCATCCGTCCCTGCCTCGTACGGCCCAAGGGCGTCATTACCCCCTGCTGCAGAAAGATCCCCAGGCCACCGCGGCACTGCTCGGTGCCCTCGAGGCGGCAATTCGTGACCCTGCTGTACCGGTGGATCGCATTCCTCCCCTCGCTCACCAGCAGCAAGTGATTTATCGGGTTCTATCCCGTGATCCTCAGCGCGCTGCTGCAGTGCGAACCGCGTTGGCGCCCCGTTGGCGCTGGGTGTTTGACCAACACATTGCGGCGCGTCGGGAGTTTCTGGCCATGCATCGGGGGCCAGCAACGTCTCGGGTGCCAGCCTGGCGCATCCAACAGCCGGCACCGCAGGAGCAGCTGTTGCGTGCTTACCGCAGTTCAGCCAAGGCCACTGGCATTCCCTGGACTGTCCTGGCGGCGGTCAATCTGGTGGAAACGGGCATGGGTCGCATCGATGGGGTCTCTGTCGCGAACGCTCAGGGGCCCATGCAATTTCTTCCGTCCACTTGGGCAGAGCCGGGGATTGGTCAGGGGGGCGATATCCGCAATCCTTGGGATGCCATCCATGCGGCGGGTCGCTATCTGGTGCGTCGCGGTGGTTTGAAGGACATCCGCCGCGGGCTCTGGGGTTACAACAACAGCGACCATTACGGCGAAGCTGTGCTGCGCTATGCGGCCCTGCTGGACCGTGATCCGTTGGCGTATCGCGGTTTGTATCACTGGCAGATCCACTACGCCTCTGCCGCTGGTGACCTGTGGCTGGAGGAGGGCTATGCCCGCACCAAACCGGAATCAGCCCATCAGCACACGCGTGAGTTTCCCCACAGCAAACCGCCATCTACGCTGCCATGA
- a CDS encoding metallophosphoesterase, with protein MPRLLHTADWQIGKPYRWIDDPERRSRLQRARMEAVERIIELVDERAIDAVLVAGDLFDSSTVDGALVMEILELLGSIDTPVLVIPGNHDHGGAGGVWRRADVQQEMHQRANNLQLLLKPEPVGIAGITVLPCPLRRQHETLSPGAWLDNLDWDTLAPDQARVVLAHGSIQGFSAIDYDTDTRAGTNQLQPSRWDSGAYDYLALGDWHALKAVPPKGWYPGTPEPDRFPSSADDQRGQVLIAEVERGQTPEVEVVSTASMQWHNERIQLRGRNDLERLQQQITTLTKRRVGRDLLRLEIDGQLGLDDHQQLEQTLSQLRTRLLHLRVRGQCHRRPEAAELSTLLDRSDAPLMGSIARQLQQTLDQTSQDQRDQVALLETALCELHRLTVDAQTPCDKEIAA; from the coding sequence GTGCCTCGTCTGCTCCACACCGCTGACTGGCAAATCGGTAAGCCCTATCGCTGGATCGACGACCCCGAACGGCGCAGTCGACTGCAGCGAGCACGCATGGAGGCCGTCGAACGCATCATCGAGCTTGTTGACGAACGCGCGATTGATGCGGTGCTCGTGGCTGGAGACTTATTCGACAGCAGCACCGTGGATGGTGCCCTGGTGATGGAAATTCTGGAGCTGCTCGGCTCCATCGACACCCCTGTACTGGTGATTCCTGGCAATCACGACCATGGCGGTGCTGGCGGTGTCTGGCGCCGTGCGGATGTGCAACAGGAGATGCACCAAAGAGCCAACAATCTCCAGTTGCTGCTCAAGCCTGAACCCGTTGGGATCGCCGGGATCACGGTGCTGCCCTGTCCACTCAGGCGTCAACACGAGACGTTGAGTCCTGGCGCCTGGCTGGACAATCTTGACTGGGACACCCTTGCGCCTGATCAGGCCCGGGTGGTGCTGGCCCATGGCTCCATTCAGGGCTTTTCCGCCATTGACTACGACACCGACACACGCGCAGGAACCAATCAATTGCAACCATCCCGCTGGGACAGCGGGGCCTACGACTACCTCGCCTTAGGCGACTGGCATGCCCTCAAGGCCGTGCCACCGAAGGGTTGGTACCCCGGCACCCCTGAACCAGACCGGTTCCCCTCGAGTGCTGACGATCAGCGCGGCCAAGTGCTGATCGCTGAAGTGGAGCGGGGCCAAACACCCGAAGTCGAAGTGGTCAGCACCGCAAGCATGCAGTGGCACAACGAACGAATCCAGTTGCGGGGACGCAACGACCTCGAGCGCTTGCAGCAGCAGATCACAACACTCACCAAACGACGGGTGGGACGTGACCTGCTGCGGCTCGAAATCGACGGACAGCTTGGGCTGGACGATCACCAACAACTCGAACAAACCCTCAGCCAATTGCGCACCCGCCTGCTTCACCTGCGCGTTCGAGGCCAATGCCACAGGCGACCGGAAGCCGCTGAACTCAGCACACTTCTGGATCGCTCCGATGCCCCATTGATGGGCAGCATTGCCCGGCAACTGCAGCAAACCCTCGATCAGACGTCCCAAGACCAACGCGACCAAGTCGCGCTGCTGGAGACAGCGTTATGTGAACTGCATCGCCTCACCGTTGATGCCCAGACGCCTTGTGACAAGGAGATAGCGGCGTGA
- a CDS encoding O-acetylhomoserine aminocarboxypropyltransferase/cysteine synthase family protein: protein MTTHRFETLQLHAGQSPDPATNARAVPIYQTSSYVFNDAEHGANLFGLKEFGNIYTRLMNPTTDVFEKRVAALEGGVAALATASGQSAQFLAITNCMQAGDNFVSTSYLYGGTYNQFKVQFPRLGIQVKFAEGDAVESFAAQIDANTKAIYVEAMGNPRFNIPDFEALSALAKQHQIPLIVDNTLGACGALLRPIEHGADVVVESATKWIGGHGTSLGGVIVDAGTFDWGNGKFPLMSQPSAAYHGLVHWDAFGFGSDICKMLGLPDDRNIAFALRARVEGLRDWGPAVSPFNSFLLLQGLETLSLRVERHTENAMALATWLQQHPAVESVRYPGLPGDPHHAAAKKYLTGRGMGCMLMLSLKGGYDDAVRFIDSLKLASHLANVGDAKTLVIHPASTTHQQLSADEQASAGVTPTMVRVSVGLEHIDDIKADFDQALAGIG from the coding sequence TTGACTACGCACCGTTTCGAGACGCTGCAGCTGCACGCCGGTCAGTCCCCTGACCCCGCCACGAACGCTCGGGCGGTGCCGATTTACCAAACCAGCTCTTACGTCTTCAACGATGCGGAGCATGGGGCCAACCTGTTTGGCCTCAAGGAATTCGGCAACATCTACACCCGTCTGATGAATCCCACGACGGACGTGTTCGAGAAGCGGGTTGCCGCCCTCGAAGGTGGTGTGGCTGCCCTGGCCACGGCGTCCGGTCAGTCAGCCCAGTTCCTGGCGATCACCAATTGCATGCAGGCGGGAGACAACTTTGTCTCGACGTCGTATCTCTACGGAGGCACCTACAACCAGTTCAAGGTGCAGTTCCCTCGCCTGGGCATTCAGGTGAAATTCGCTGAGGGCGATGCGGTGGAGAGCTTCGCCGCTCAGATCGATGCCAACACCAAGGCGATCTATGTCGAAGCGATGGGCAATCCCCGCTTCAATATTCCCGATTTTGAAGCCCTCTCTGCGCTCGCCAAGCAGCACCAGATTCCCCTGATCGTGGACAACACCCTGGGTGCCTGTGGTGCTTTGCTGCGACCCATCGAGCATGGCGCCGACGTGGTGGTCGAAAGTGCCACCAAGTGGATCGGTGGCCATGGCACCAGTTTGGGCGGCGTGATCGTGGACGCCGGCACTTTTGATTGGGGCAACGGCAAGTTTCCGTTGATGAGTCAGCCCAGTGCTGCCTATCACGGGCTTGTGCACTGGGATGCCTTCGGTTTCGGCAGTGACATCTGCAAGATGCTTGGGTTGCCGGACGACCGCAATATCGCCTTTGCCCTGCGCGCCAGGGTGGAAGGCTTGCGGGACTGGGGCCCTGCTGTCAGCCCCTTCAACAGCTTCCTGTTGCTGCAGGGTCTCGAGACCCTCAGCCTGCGGGTCGAGCGCCACACCGAAAACGCCATGGCTCTCGCCACGTGGCTGCAACAGCATCCGGCCGTGGAGTCGGTGCGTTATCCAGGTCTGCCTGGCGATCCGCATCACGCGGCTGCCAAGAAATACCTCACAGGCCGGGGCATGGGCTGCATGTTGATGTTGTCACTCAAGGGCGGATACGACGATGCCGTGCGTTTCATCGACAGCCTTAAGTTGGCGAGCCATCTGGCCAATGTGGGCGACGCCAAGACTTTGGTGATTCATCCGGCATCGACCACCCATCAGCAGCTTTCCGCTGATGAGCAGGCATCCGCGGGTGTCACCCCCACCATGGTGCGGGTGTCCGTTGGGCTTGAGCACATTGACGACATCAAGGCAGATTTCGATCAGGCCTTGGCAGGGATTGGCTGA
- a CDS encoding DOMON-like domain-containing protein, producing the protein MARHSTLVCQVCRLRPFPGATGPSLFISAELIWREQGPFILSYGLLPDPSFDRRSLSDQLSGPWDQPRNVGSRRDQLWQHTCFEAFLALPGQQVYWELNVSPSGDWNLYRFSGYRQGGEPEPNAVAPSVSLQRVARGLRCTIELDPSGFWPSSLVPEIALTTVLEQRDGPLSYWALSHPGEQADFHDRRSFLTL; encoded by the coding sequence ATGGCACGCCACTCCACGCTGGTCTGCCAGGTCTGCCGTTTACGGCCCTTCCCCGGTGCGACCGGTCCCTCTCTGTTCATCAGTGCGGAACTGATTTGGCGCGAACAAGGACCTTTCATCCTCAGCTACGGCCTATTGCCTGATCCATCGTTCGATCGTCGTTCCCTGAGTGATCAGCTGTCTGGGCCCTGGGATCAGCCACGCAACGTTGGGTCTCGCCGTGATCAGCTCTGGCAGCACACCTGCTTCGAGGCCTTTTTGGCGCTTCCTGGTCAGCAGGTCTATTGGGAACTGAATGTGTCCCCATCCGGAGACTGGAATCTGTATCGCTTCAGTGGCTACCGCCAGGGGGGAGAGCCTGAGCCCAATGCAGTAGCACCATCGGTCTCGCTTCAGCGTGTGGCCCGTGGATTGCGGTGCACGATTGAACTGGACCCGAGTGGGTTCTGGCCTTCATCACTGGTTCCGGAGATTGCTTTGACCACGGTTTTGGAGCAACGCGATGGACCTTTGAGCTACTGGGCGTTGTCCCATCCTGGTGAACAGGCCGATTTTCATGATCGCCGCAGTTTCCTGACCCTTTAA
- a CDS encoding homoserine O-succinyltransferase codes for MALILPRSYHKIAAVERNRISWIEPELAKRQDIRPLRIGILNIMPLGKQYEFNLLHPLGLSPLQIEPIWIRLTTHSYKTWDNSHLDQLYVTWEEATADAPLDGLIITGAPVEHLRFEQVNYWPELVELIADARRNCASTLGLCWAGFALAYLAGVDKVAFEQKLFGVYPLRSLVPGHALMGTQDDVFLCPQSRHAGLDDAAMEAAQRQGRLRLLAHGEQVGYTIFETTDQRQLMHLGHPEYNAGRILAEMERDKARGDVPPPENFDADHPQTLWRSHRNLLFQQWVWFCYQRVSLNC; via the coding sequence ATGGCTCTGATCCTTCCGCGCAGCTATCACAAGATCGCCGCGGTTGAACGCAACCGGATTTCCTGGATCGAACCTGAGCTGGCGAAACGCCAGGACATCCGGCCGTTGCGGATTGGCATCCTCAACATCATGCCGTTGGGGAAGCAGTACGAGTTCAACCTGCTGCATCCCCTTGGGTTGTCCCCGCTTCAAATCGAGCCGATTTGGATCCGCTTAACCACCCACTCCTACAAAACCTGGGACAACAGCCATCTCGATCAGCTGTATGTGACCTGGGAGGAGGCCACAGCGGATGCCCCCCTCGATGGCTTGATCATCACCGGCGCTCCGGTTGAGCATTTGCGGTTTGAACAGGTCAACTACTGGCCGGAACTGGTTGAACTGATCGCCGATGCACGGCGCAACTGCGCCAGCACTCTCGGACTCTGTTGGGCTGGGTTTGCGTTGGCCTATCTGGCTGGTGTCGACAAGGTCGCCTTTGAGCAGAAGCTGTTTGGGGTTTATCCGTTGCGCAGCCTGGTGCCCGGTCATGCCTTGATGGGCACGCAGGACGACGTTTTCCTCTGCCCCCAGAGTCGCCACGCTGGCCTCGACGATGCCGCGATGGAGGCCGCGCAGCGCCAAGGGCGTTTGCGTTTACTCGCCCATGGGGAGCAGGTGGGCTACACCATTTTTGAAACCACCGATCAGCGTCAGCTGATGCACTTGGGCCATCCCGAGTACAACGCCGGTCGGATCCTGGCGGAGATGGAGCGCGACAAAGCCCGTGGTGATGTGCCCCCGCCGGAAAACTTCGATGCAGATCATCCCCAGACCCTCTGGCGTTCACATCGCAACCTGCTGTTCCAGCAGTGGGTGTGGTTCTGCTATCAGCGCGTCAGCTTGAACTGCTGA
- a CDS encoding AEC family transporter: protein MAIVSLFVELIPSLGLGLWIGWLKPGWTRPVAMPLVRFGVPISLMGLLLKGGIHWSMAMNALIAALAIGLWMLGLQGLPSEAKPVDSPALQIGSAVGNTAYFGIPVALALLPSQALPISIGYDLGATLLAWSLGPFWLKQEAGGWRELMRHVMSSPATRGLLAALIVKATPWSNAIASALWLPSRMVIVLALVVVGMRLGSIQSARANAPHPATQLASRSGNQQLHAALACKLLLFPAWMWLLCSLLSLEPLTCQALVLQGAAPASISMLLMAEQAGRDAEQAASLLLRSTLLALVSVPLWWLVLMQTLGTPGR from the coding sequence ATGGCCATCGTCAGCCTGTTTGTCGAACTGATCCCCAGCCTGGGGCTTGGTCTATGGATCGGTTGGCTGAAGCCTGGATGGACAAGGCCCGTGGCCATGCCTCTGGTGCGTTTCGGCGTGCCCATCAGCTTGATGGGACTCCTGCTCAAGGGCGGCATCCACTGGTCGATGGCCATGAATGCCCTGATCGCCGCATTGGCGATTGGCCTTTGGATGCTGGGGCTGCAAGGACTGCCGAGTGAGGCCAAACCAGTTGATAGCCCAGCCCTGCAGATCGGCTCCGCGGTGGGCAACACCGCCTATTTCGGCATCCCCGTCGCCCTCGCTTTGCTGCCGAGTCAAGCCCTGCCGATCAGCATCGGCTACGACCTCGGCGCCACCCTTCTTGCCTGGAGCCTGGGCCCCTTCTGGCTGAAGCAGGAGGCAGGGGGATGGCGCGAACTGATGCGCCACGTGATGAGCAGCCCAGCCACTCGGGGATTGCTGGCGGCCTTAATCGTGAAGGCGACTCCCTGGAGCAACGCCATTGCCTCCGCACTGTGGCTGCCCTCCCGCATGGTGATTGTGCTGGCCTTGGTGGTCGTGGGAATGCGGCTCGGATCGATTCAATCTGCTCGTGCCAACGCACCTCATCCGGCAACCCAGCTGGCAAGCCGGTCAGGCAACCAACAACTCCATGCGGCCCTGGCCTGCAAGCTGCTGCTGTTCCCCGCCTGGATGTGGCTTCTGTGCAGCCTCCTGTCCCTGGAGCCACTGACCTGTCAAGCCCTGGTCCTCCAGGGAGCCGCACCGGCCTCCATTTCCATGTTGTTGATGGCGGAGCAAGCCGGTCGGGATGCCGAGCAGGCAGCGTCGCTGCTCCTGCGCAGCACGCTTCTCGCCCTGGTCAGCGTCCCCCTTTGGTGGCTGGTGCTGATGCAGACCCTTGGAACACCCGGAAGGTGA
- a CDS encoding alpha-ketoglutarate-dependent dioxygenase AlkB: MTGLPWTLHSGWLSAGDARHWQTLLEQRLHWDQPKVLVYGKRHSTPRLAAFLADFGVSYRYSGVIHHGQGWPQWFLPLLQRVNEHCGTRFNGCLFNCYRDGHDRMGWHADDEPEIDPSQPIASLSLGATRNFQLRRRQGTERHAFDLADGDLLVMKPPCQEHWVHSLPVRKRVQTARINLTFRVFQGSASAPATKGGR; encoded by the coding sequence ATGACGGGCCTGCCTTGGACGTTGCACAGCGGTTGGTTGTCTGCCGGTGATGCACGGCATTGGCAGACTCTGCTGGAGCAGCGGCTGCATTGGGATCAACCAAAGGTGCTTGTGTACGGCAAGCGCCACTCCACCCCTCGGCTCGCTGCTTTTTTGGCGGACTTTGGCGTGTCATACCGCTACAGCGGTGTGATCCATCACGGCCAGGGATGGCCCCAATGGTTTCTGCCGCTCTTGCAAAGGGTGAATGAACACTGCGGCACCCGTTTCAACGGTTGTCTGTTCAATTGCTATCGCGACGGTCATGACCGCATGGGCTGGCATGCCGACGATGAACCGGAGATTGATCCTTCCCAGCCGATCGCTTCGCTGTCGTTGGGGGCGACACGAAATTTTCAGTTGCGGCGAAGGCAGGGCACCGAGCGCCATGCCTTTGATCTGGCCGATGGTGATCTGTTGGTGATGAAGCCGCCATGCCAAGAGCATTGGGTGCATTCCTTGCCCGTGCGCAAGCGGGTGCAGACCGCTCGGATCAATCTCACCTTCCGGGTGTTCCAAGGGTCTGCATCAGCACCAGCCACCAAAGGGGGACGCTGA